One Natrinema marinum genomic window carries:
- a CDS encoding DUF6517 family protein — MTYSRRSVLAAGATGSLALTAGCLDFVLGNGPLEFNADRVAPTDGALEETGYQEKEVREESLDRTVELPGGVERDVSASIWASVYTKQVEYAGQKREGAAFAAVSVPGMEIAGRSVNPIDDMSNKELLERFMSQVETEQGAIEDITHEGSFQLEILGDSRTVDTFIGESELEGQTIEIELKLTSFDHEGDLPVLIGLYPKMLTEEAANAEVLMESVEHPVEG, encoded by the coding sequence ATGACCTACTCTCGTCGATCGGTACTCGCCGCGGGAGCGACCGGCTCGCTCGCGCTGACAGCCGGGTGCCTCGATTTCGTCCTCGGAAACGGACCGCTGGAATTCAACGCCGACCGAGTCGCTCCTACCGACGGGGCGCTCGAGGAGACCGGCTATCAGGAGAAGGAGGTCCGCGAGGAGAGTCTCGATCGGACGGTCGAACTCCCCGGCGGCGTCGAACGCGACGTCAGCGCCTCGATCTGGGCGTCGGTCTACACCAAGCAAGTCGAATACGCGGGCCAAAAGCGCGAGGGGGCGGCTTTCGCCGCCGTCTCGGTCCCCGGAATGGAAATCGCCGGTCGGTCGGTCAACCCGATCGACGACATGTCGAACAAGGAGTTACTCGAGCGGTTCATGAGTCAGGTCGAGACCGAGCAGGGCGCGATCGAAGACATCACCCACGAGGGCTCGTTCCAACTCGAGATCCTCGGTGACAGCCGGACGGTCGATACGTTCATCGGCGAGTCCGAACTCGAGGGACAGACGATCGAGATCGAGCTCAAGCTCACGTCGTTCGACCACGAGGGCGATCTGCCCGTTCTGATCGGCTTGTACCCGAAGATGCTCACTGAGGAGGCGGCGAACGCCGAGGTGCTGATGGAGTCCGTCGAGCATCCGGTCGAGGGCTGA
- a CDS encoding DUF7344 domain-containing protein: protein MVSVGRVLELLAEQRRRYALYCLEDRDDPLSVAELAAAVARMEQTDGEISADRRNRIELSLKHTHLPMVEQTSFVEYDSTASTVRLTDKPPAFEELLTVAETLEEPA from the coding sequence ATGGTATCCGTCGGTCGCGTGCTGGAGTTGTTAGCCGAGCAACGACGCCGCTACGCGCTGTACTGCCTCGAGGACCGTGACGACCCGCTCAGCGTCGCCGAACTCGCAGCCGCGGTCGCCCGAATGGAACAGACCGACGGCGAAATCTCGGCCGATCGCCGTAACCGGATCGAACTCAGTCTCAAGCACACGCATCTTCCGATGGTCGAACAGACATCGTTCGTCGAGTACGATTCGACCGCGTCGACGGTCCGGCTCACTGACAAGCCGCCCGCGTTCGAGGAGCTCTTGACGGTTGCGGAAACGCTCGAGGAACCGGCCTAA
- a CDS encoding TlpA family protein disulfide reductase, which yields MRRRDLLAGVGSVGVFGGAAGMVLGGVPSFGDDPAAATGGEESEWPLTVETIDARGSEAGTLTVPNDGVTVAMFFVTGCGQCQAHMPHLAEARSRLVDNYGDSVTFLSLTFQSFGTMPQEELRSWWRAHSGNWYVGYDDNSDLAAHYNVIGYPVTIVVDSTGEKRWEKLGVGSVDTMIKTVEAVLESDSAGGSATDGDTNETSADANETMV from the coding sequence ATGAGGCGCCGCGACCTGCTCGCCGGAGTCGGAAGCGTCGGCGTCTTTGGCGGCGCGGCCGGTATGGTCCTCGGCGGCGTCCCCTCGTTCGGCGACGACCCTGCGGCCGCGACCGGCGGCGAGGAATCGGAGTGGCCCTTGACAGTCGAGACGATCGACGCCCGCGGCAGCGAGGCCGGGACGCTCACCGTCCCGAACGACGGTGTGACGGTTGCCATGTTCTTCGTCACCGGCTGTGGCCAGTGTCAAGCGCACATGCCACACCTCGCCGAGGCGCGCTCGCGGCTCGTCGACAACTACGGCGATTCGGTGACTTTCCTCTCGTTGACCTTCCAGTCGTTTGGCACGATGCCACAAGAGGAACTCCGCTCGTGGTGGCGAGCTCACAGCGGCAACTGGTACGTCGGCTACGACGACAACTCCGATCTCGCGGCCCACTACAACGTCATCGGCTACCCAGTCACGATCGTCGTCGACAGCACCGGCGAGAAGCGGTGGGAAAAACTCGGCGTCGGCTCCGTCGACACTATGATCAAGACCGTCGAGGCCGTCCTCGAGTCCGATTCGGCGGGCGGGTCCGCAACCGACGGCGATACGAACGAGACGAGCGCCGACGCGAACGAGACGATGGTCTGA
- a CDS encoding class I SAM-dependent methyltransferase, whose amino-acid sequence MSDDRERWNERYSDRSGADGAVETIPELERRVDTLPDGRALDVATGTGDNAIFLAERGYDVDAVDISDEAIETARERADRQGVDVNWVRADLADFDPGRRRYDLVTVRYFAALEYLPDLKAALAPDGVLMYEHHLRSSDPVAGPSSDRYRYRSNELLHACLDLTVLSYEERRRPLDDADGTDDEGAVAVATLVARRSSGGTQSYPKR is encoded by the coding sequence GTGAGCGACGACCGCGAGCGGTGGAACGAGCGGTACAGCGACCGGAGCGGCGCCGATGGTGCCGTGGAGACGATTCCAGAACTCGAGCGGCGCGTCGACACGCTCCCAGACGGGCGCGCCCTCGATGTTGCGACCGGGACGGGGGACAACGCGATCTTCCTCGCCGAGCGCGGTTACGATGTCGACGCCGTGGATATCTCCGACGAAGCGATCGAGACGGCGCGGGAGCGAGCCGACCGGCAGGGCGTCGACGTGAACTGGGTCCGCGCCGATCTGGCCGACTTCGATCCCGGTCGTCGGCGATACGACCTCGTCACCGTCCGGTACTTCGCCGCCCTCGAGTATCTGCCCGATCTCAAGGCGGCGCTCGCGCCGGACGGCGTCCTGATGTACGAACACCACCTCCGCTCGAGCGATCCGGTCGCGGGACCGTCGAGCGACCGCTACCGATATCGGTCGAACGAGCTACTCCACGCATGCCTGGACCTGACAGTCCTCTCTTACGAGGAGCGGCGCCGTCCGCTCGACGACGCAGACGGTACCGACGACGAGGGCGCCGTCGCGGTCGCGACGCTGGTCGCGCGGCGCTCGAGCGGCGGTACCCAGTCGTACCCGAAGCGGTGA
- a CDS encoding TlpA family protein disulfide reductase yields MNRRELLASTGGMVALGGCLDSDSETQDPGTESPPSPPFEIVTIDARGSTAGTVRVPQPERVLLCNFTRTQCPTSRAHLSTLAEAKRRLEEAGYAIDGDEADARFLSIVDDTSGPYPSDDELRIWFDENGGNWPLGHDRDGTCYEFYEITGYPTTMTVDRTGEVRWRNQSGTSPATIVTAVERALAEGTAGGGENTSETVENLTF; encoded by the coding sequence ATGAACCGTCGCGAACTGCTCGCGTCGACGGGCGGGATGGTAGCGTTGGGCGGCTGTCTGGACAGTGATTCCGAGACCCAAGATCCGGGGACCGAGAGCCCGCCGTCGCCACCGTTCGAGATCGTCACGATCGACGCCCGCGGCAGCACGGCCGGGACCGTCCGCGTCCCCCAGCCCGAGCGGGTGCTCCTCTGTAACTTCACTCGGACGCAGTGTCCGACCAGTCGGGCGCACCTCTCGACGCTCGCCGAGGCGAAACGCAGACTCGAGGAGGCGGGGTACGCTATCGATGGCGACGAGGCCGACGCCCGATTCCTCTCGATCGTCGACGATACCAGCGGTCCGTACCCGTCCGACGACGAGTTGCGGATCTGGTTCGACGAGAACGGTGGGAACTGGCCGCTCGGTCACGATCGGGACGGCACCTGCTACGAGTTCTACGAGATTACCGGCTATCCGACGACGATGACCGTCGACCGAACCGGCGAGGTCCGCTGGCGCAACCAGTCCGGTACGTCTCCGGCCACGATCGTCACCGCCGTCGAACGCGCGCTCGCGGAGGGGACGGCCGGGGGTGGCGAAAACACGAGCGAGACGGTCGAGAATCTCACGTTCTGA
- a CDS encoding Eco57I restriction-modification methylase domain-containing protein has product MDSGADLEENALAAWRALGRGLLETADLESSDDALAALEERSTVLLLRLLVVHIAESRGLSYRSGGDAGAATEKIDSLAELRTEIRTEVNAADGGFADAYDERSTTLWRRLEALFRLLDEGSEPRGVPPYDGKLFDVASGDRSAAEAIGDRYLAEAIGRLSTTETDDGRAAPLDFAAVETRDLGSVYETLLEHRFRIESGGTLAVVADDERKTTGTYYTPEEVVDAVVSETVGPLLDEIEADLEAEGLEPGSDAYLTAFHREVTALRILDPAMGSGRFLERALAFIVGRVTAAAAETGDETVLDEPRVRRDIAASCLYGVDRDELAVELATASLWLETLAGDRPPMGLDGHLKAGNALVGSDGTTRPDERAAGSDATPAARRLELANVRTARRFGLELPDDALERLEGAIGDDDAWAEIRITDWFRAAQTMSVERGFFHWDLEFPDVFHDDRGRRRPDAGFDAVLGNPPWVATAGRADISATMDRSLRAYLEERYTATRQQFDLYVAFCERFVRLAADGRIGIVVPDAILARDQNVHLRRYLLEHTAIATLLHLGTAFEGVENGAAIVVTGGDEGPTNCAALADATAVGSVEYAEIPQSVFRDQDACRFLLHLDGSARSILAKLDEFPRLGERVAVSRGEEIGKRADFLAETNDCGGLRPIVPGSAVVAYGFDDAETRYVSPDEIEKAPEIYRSPKLVFRQTASTPIGALDTRGRVTIKSAYNVRANDSDADLRRLLGVLNSSLLEYYHEVKHAAYRTVFPQINQATFESYPIAVPETATFDDLVAERIELTRERRGLTTDLRAQLGQYRDGASLAESGSCETVAPPNSPLRSTGDELAGLRLGRAAVGRVGPDTVRIDATARYKPTDGDRKTDRWGYVETEPATALRLSGLTETEANLIEAVVPVAVEEGDGFANVRETATKTISPLDRLRALRLPVVDDVRAGLERYREATTRAEELEHRIDAIDRRIDDLVYDRYGLTAAEIEAVESTLEE; this is encoded by the coding sequence ATGGACTCCGGCGCGGACCTCGAGGAGAACGCCCTCGCGGCGTGGCGGGCGCTCGGTCGCGGCCTCCTCGAGACGGCTGACCTCGAGTCGAGCGACGACGCCCTCGCGGCGCTCGAGGAGCGATCGACCGTCCTCCTCCTCCGATTGTTAGTCGTCCATATCGCCGAATCTCGCGGCCTCTCGTATCGATCGGGCGGCGACGCGGGCGCGGCGACGGAAAAAATCGACTCCCTCGCGGAGCTCCGAACCGAGATTCGCACGGAAGTCAACGCGGCCGACGGCGGATTCGCTGACGCGTACGACGAGCGCTCGACGACGCTGTGGCGGCGCCTCGAGGCGCTGTTCCGGCTGCTCGACGAGGGGTCGGAGCCCCGCGGCGTCCCGCCGTACGACGGGAAGCTGTTCGATGTGGCAAGCGGCGATCGGTCGGCCGCCGAGGCCATCGGAGACCGATATCTCGCCGAAGCGATCGGCCGGCTCTCGACGACCGAGACCGACGACGGTCGGGCCGCACCGCTCGATTTCGCGGCAGTCGAGACCCGAGACCTGGGGAGCGTCTACGAGACGCTGCTCGAGCACCGGTTTCGGATCGAATCGGGGGGCACACTCGCCGTCGTCGCCGATGACGAGCGAAAGACGACGGGGACCTACTACACGCCCGAGGAGGTAGTCGACGCCGTTGTCTCCGAGACGGTCGGGCCGCTGCTCGACGAGATCGAGGCCGATCTGGAGGCCGAGGGGCTCGAGCCGGGGAGCGACGCGTACCTGACAGCCTTCCACCGAGAGGTGACGGCGCTCCGGATTCTGGATCCGGCGATGGGGAGCGGGCGCTTCCTCGAGCGAGCGCTCGCGTTCATCGTCGGGCGGGTGACGGCCGCGGCGGCCGAAACCGGAGACGAGACGGTCCTCGATGAACCGCGGGTACGCCGCGATATCGCCGCGTCGTGTCTGTACGGCGTCGACCGGGACGAATTGGCTGTCGAACTCGCGACGGCGTCGCTGTGGCTCGAGACGCTGGCGGGGGACCGGCCGCCGATGGGCCTCGACGGGCATCTGAAGGCGGGCAACGCGCTGGTCGGCTCCGACGGGACGACCCGCCCGGACGAGCGCGCGGCGGGGAGCGACGCGACGCCGGCCGCGCGCCGGCTCGAGCTGGCGAACGTCCGGACGGCGCGCCGGTTCGGCCTGGAGCTCCCGGACGACGCTCTCGAGCGACTCGAGGGCGCGATCGGTGACGACGACGCGTGGGCCGAAATCCGTATTACCGACTGGTTTCGAGCCGCACAGACGATGAGCGTCGAGCGGGGGTTCTTCCACTGGGACCTCGAGTTCCCCGACGTCTTTCACGACGATCGGGGGCGACGGCGACCGGACGCGGGGTTCGACGCCGTGCTCGGCAACCCACCGTGGGTTGCGACCGCGGGCCGGGCCGACATCAGCGCGACGATGGATCGGTCGTTGCGGGCGTATCTCGAGGAGCGCTACACCGCGACGCGCCAGCAGTTCGACCTCTACGTCGCATTCTGCGAGCGGTTCGTCCGCCTGGCCGCCGACGGGCGTATCGGTATCGTCGTCCCCGACGCGATACTCGCGCGCGACCAGAACGTCCACCTCCGCCGCTATCTGCTCGAGCACACGGCTATCGCGACCCTGCTCCACCTCGGGACCGCGTTCGAGGGTGTCGAGAACGGCGCAGCGATCGTCGTCACCGGGGGCGACGAGGGGCCGACGAACTGCGCCGCCCTCGCGGACGCGACGGCCGTCGGGTCGGTCGAGTACGCCGAAATCCCCCAATCCGTCTTTCGGGATCAGGACGCCTGTCGGTTCCTCCTACACCTCGACGGGTCCGCGCGATCAATCCTCGCGAAGCTGGACGAGTTCCCGAGACTCGGCGAGCGCGTCGCCGTCTCTCGGGGCGAGGAGATCGGTAAACGCGCCGATTTCCTCGCCGAGACGAACGATTGCGGGGGCTTGCGACCGATCGTCCCCGGTTCGGCGGTCGTGGCCTACGGGTTCGACGACGCGGAGACGCGATACGTCTCGCCCGACGAGATCGAGAAAGCCCCCGAGATCTATCGGAGTCCGAAGCTCGTCTTCCGCCAGACGGCGTCGACGCCGATCGGCGCGCTCGATACGCGGGGTCGGGTCACGATCAAGTCGGCGTACAACGTCCGTGCGAACGACTCGGACGCCGATCTCCGCCGGCTTCTGGGCGTCCTCAACTCGTCGCTGCTCGAGTACTACCACGAGGTGAAACACGCGGCCTATCGCACCGTCTTCCCCCAGATCAATCAGGCGACGTTCGAATCGTATCCGATCGCCGTGCCGGAGACCGCGACGTTCGACGACCTCGTCGCCGAGCGGATCGAGTTGACCCGCGAGCGACGCGGGCTGACCACCGACCTCCGCGCGCAGCTCGGCCAGTATCGAGACGGCGCGTCCCTCGCCGAGAGCGGATCGTGCGAGACGGTAGCCCCGCCAAACTCGCCGCTCCGATCGACCGGTGACGAATTGGCGGGCCTCCGGCTCGGCCGTGCGGCCGTCGGTCGGGTCGGCCCCGATACCGTCCGCATCGACGCGACCGCTCGGTACAAACCGACCGACGGCGACCGCAAGACCGATCGATGGGGGTACGTCGAGACCGAGCCCGCGACGGCTCTCCGGCTCTCGGGACTCACGGAGACCGAGGCGAACCTGATCGAAGCCGTCGTCCCCGTCGCGGTCGAGGAAGGCGACGGCTTCGCGAACGTCCGCGAGACCGCGACGAAGACCATCTCGCCGCTCGACCGGCTTCGCGCCCTCAGGCTTCCCGTCGTCGACGACGTTCGCGCGGGGCTCGAGCGCTACCGCGAAGCGACGACCCGCGCCGAAGAACTCGAGCACCGAATCGACGCGATCGACCGGCGGATAGACGACCTCGTCTACGATCGCTACGGGCTGACCGCGGCGGAGATCGAGGCGGTCGAATCGACCCTCGAGGAATAA